A genomic stretch from Nocardia wallacei includes:
- the hisC gene encoding histidinol-phosphate transaminase produces MSARIRPDLESIPAYAPGRSRPGAVKLASNETTHGPLPTVAKAVAEAVELANRYPDNMASELRAAIAEFHGVDVSRVAVGCGSVALCQELVQITCAAPTDEVLFAWRSFEAYPIVTQVGNARAVRVPLTDGYAHDLDAMAAAVTEHTKLIFVCNPNNPTGTAHGRAALIRFLDAVPGHVLVVLDEAYYEYLRLPADDHPDGVEIGRERPNVLVLRTFSKAYGLAGLRVGYAVGDPEVITALLKVHIPFSVNRLAQAAAIASLEARHELLDRTDHVAAERDRMGAALRDAGYTVPPSEANFVWLPLGERSAEFGEASAAAGVLVRPYGTDGVRVTAGDPHENDLFLAFATAPEITGRFLG; encoded by the coding sequence GTGAGCGCTCGTATTCGTCCGGACCTGGAGTCCATCCCCGCCTACGCACCCGGCCGCAGCCGTCCGGGCGCGGTGAAACTGGCCAGCAACGAAACCACCCACGGCCCGCTGCCGACCGTTGCCAAGGCCGTCGCGGAGGCGGTCGAACTCGCCAATCGGTACCCGGACAACATGGCCAGCGAACTTCGCGCGGCCATCGCGGAGTTCCACGGCGTGGACGTGTCGCGGGTAGCGGTCGGCTGCGGCAGTGTCGCGCTGTGCCAGGAATTGGTGCAGATCACCTGCGCCGCGCCGACCGATGAGGTGTTGTTCGCGTGGCGCTCGTTCGAGGCGTATCCGATCGTCACCCAGGTGGGCAACGCGCGGGCGGTGCGGGTGCCGCTGACCGACGGCTACGCCCACGACCTCGACGCGATGGCGGCGGCCGTCACCGAGCACACCAAGCTGATCTTCGTCTGCAATCCCAACAATCCCACCGGCACGGCCCACGGGCGCGCCGCGCTGATCCGGTTCCTCGACGCCGTGCCCGGCCACGTTCTGGTGGTGCTCGACGAGGCCTACTACGAATACCTGCGGCTGCCCGCCGACGATCATCCCGACGGCGTCGAGATCGGTCGCGAGCGGCCGAATGTGCTCGTGCTGCGGACCTTCTCGAAGGCGTACGGGCTGGCCGGACTGCGGGTCGGCTACGCCGTGGGTGACCCGGAGGTCATCACCGCGCTGCTCAAGGTGCACATCCCGTTCAGTGTGAACCGGCTGGCGCAGGCGGCGGCCATCGCCTCGCTGGAGGCCCGCCACGAACTGCTGGACCGCACCGATCATGTTGCGGCCGAACGCGATCGGATGGGCGCCGCGCTCCGCGACGCGGGCTACACCGTCCCGCCGAGCGAGGCCAACTTCGTCTGGCTGCCGCTGGGCGAGCGCAGCGCGGAGTTCGGCGAGGCGAGCGCCGCGGCAGGAGTATTGGTGCGCCCCTACGGAACCGACGGCGTCCGGGTGACGGCGGGCGACCCGCACGAGAACGACCTGTTCCTGGCCTTCGCCACGGCCCCGGAGATCACAGGGCGGTTCCTGGGATAA